The DNA segment GCTCATGAGGAGGATCCTGTCCGCCAGCATCACCGCCTCGCCGACATCGTGCGTTACAAAAAGGATCGTGTGGCCCAGTTCCTGCCACAGCATCAAGAGGAGGCACTGCATCTCTTCCCGGCTTTGGGCGTCCAAAGCGGCGAACGGCTCGTCCATCAGCAGCACTTCAGGCCTCAGGATAAGCACCCTGGCCAGTGCCACCCTTTGTTTCATGCCGCCGGAGATCTCGTGGGGGAGATAATCCCTGAACTCGTTCAACCCGACCAGATTCAGGAAACGGCTCATCTCTTCAGCCCTGGCCTTACGGGACTGCTTCCGCCCTTTCAGACCGAAGGCGATGTTCTCTCCCACCGTCAACCAGGGAAACAAGGCATCCTCCTGGAAGATGACACAACGATCCGGGCCAGGCCCCTTGTTGGTTGGCAGAATATGCTGTCGGGAAGGGGCCGTATTTTTCACAAACGCTTGA comes from the Desulfatiglans anilini DSM 4660 genome and includes:
- a CDS encoding ABC transporter ATP-binding protein, with amino-acid sequence MKNTAPSRQHILPTNKGPGPDRCVIFQEDALFPWLTVGENIAFGLKGRKQSRKARAEEMSRFLNLVGLNEFRDYLPHEISGGMKQRVALARVLILRPEVLLMDEPFAALDAQSREEMQCLLLMLWQELGHTILFVTHDVGEAVMLADRILLMSKNPGRIREEISVSLPRPREREGAAFAGLSRRLHEALRG